A genomic region of Ignavibacteria bacterium contains the following coding sequences:
- a CDS encoding STAS domain-containing protein, whose product MNFEIKHIDDITIFKLNERKMDSTLSGLLKGEFTILCQAENVRKLIIDLEQVEICDSSGLSALLLAQRQIREKGGAIRLINVNEKVHNLIKISFLENVLPVCNSKEEAIEELENLE is encoded by the coding sequence ATGAATTTCGAAATAAAGCACATCGACGATATAACAATATTCAAACTTAACGAGAGAAAAATGGACTCTACTCTCTCGGGATTATTGAAGGGTGAATTTACAATTCTATGTCAGGCAGAAAATGTAAGAAAATTAATAATTGATCTGGAACAAGTAGAAATTTGTGACAGCTCAGGCTTAAGTGCTTTACTTCTTGCTCAAAGACAAATTAGAGAAAAAGGCGGCGCAATTAGACTTATCAATGTAAACGAAAAAGTTCATAACCTCATTAAAATATCTTTCCTTGAAAATGTTTTACCAGTTTGCAATTCAAAGGAAGAAGCAATTGAAGAATTAGAAAACTTAGAGTAG
- the nagB gene encoding glucosamine-6-phosphate deaminase yields MLVIIKENYDEMSKEAAKIVAARLRRKPNLVLGLATGSTPVGLYKELIRMHKEEGLDFSKVVTFNLDEYIGLPPHHDQSYRYFMDVNLFNHINIDKRYIHVPNGMADDIEAHCEWYEEQIKKFGGIDLQILGIGANGHIAFNEPGSSLGSRTRIKTLTEQTVKDNARFFKSIDEVPRYAITMGIGTIMEAKEIILLANGKNKADAIKAAIEGPITAMCPASIIQMHRKAYVIVDKDAASKLERQYNG; encoded by the coding sequence ATGCTGGTTATCATAAAAGAAAATTACGACGAGATGAGCAAAGAAGCTGCAAAAATAGTTGCTGCTCGTCTTCGTCGTAAACCTAACTTAGTTCTTGGTCTCGCTACTGGAAGTACTCCCGTTGGGCTTTACAAAGAGCTCATCAGAATGCACAAAGAAGAAGGCTTAGATTTTTCCAAAGTCGTTACATTCAATTTAGATGAGTATATCGGTTTACCTCCGCACCATGATCAAAGCTATCGATATTTTATGGATGTAAATCTTTTTAATCATATCAATATTGATAAAAGATACATCCACGTGCCAAATGGAATGGCTGATGATATTGAAGCACACTGCGAATGGTATGAAGAACAAATCAAAAAATTTGGCGGAATTGATTTGCAAATCCTCGGTATCGGTGCAAATGGTCATATCGCTTTTAATGAACCTGGTTCTTCACTCGGTTCACGAACAAGAATTAAAACTTTAACTGAACAAACGGTTAAAGATAACGCAAGATTTTTCAAATCAATTGACGAAGTTCCAAGATACGCAATTACTATGGGCATCGGCACCATAATGGAAGCAAAAGAAATTATCTTACTTGCAAATGGCAAAAACAAAGCTGATGCAATAAAAGCAGCTATTGAAGGTCCAATTACTGCAATGTGCCCGGCTTCAATAATTCAAATGCATCGTAAAGCTTATGTAATTGTAGATAAAGATGCTGCTTCCAAATTAGAAAGACAGTACAACGGATAG
- a CDS encoding MCE family protein, translated as MNGKLKGARLGLFTFLGTVILVIGIFIIGNKDFLFLETFELKAYFPTVEGLRVGAPVRLTGIDVGSVKSIEFISDTTSKILVTMKIRKDVKQFIKKDSKASIETEGLVGNKVLIIYGGSGQVPAVEDGDVLPTKTTVTYAEIVEETQGILNYIKEIAKEFSITLKKVNEGEGTIGKLLNDKKLYQSLDQATQTANQTMIGLTTSLEEITNVVTGLGNNLVNVISGVDSIVKKVDNLVLRVNQGEGVLGALVSDKSAYDSVKAIINNLIITANQARLGAERFADNMEALKHNWLFKGYFERRGYWERSEYERELDMKLEEIKKQQKELEKRIQELRELEKRVPLEPIKKE; from the coding sequence ATGAATGGTAAATTAAAAGGAGCGAGGCTGGGACTTTTCACTTTTCTGGGAACAGTAATTTTAGTGATTGGAATTTTCATAATTGGTAATAAAGATTTTCTATTTCTCGAAACTTTTGAATTAAAAGCTTACTTCCCAACTGTCGAAGGTTTAAGAGTAGGTGCGCCAGTCAGACTAACTGGTATTGATGTCGGCTCAGTCAAATCAATTGAGTTTATTTCCGATACGACGAGTAAAATTTTAGTCACAATGAAAATCAGAAAAGATGTTAAACAATTCATTAAAAAAGATTCAAAAGCAAGCATTGAAACAGAAGGATTGGTTGGAAACAAAGTATTAATCATCTACGGCGGAAGTGGTCAGGTTCCTGCTGTTGAAGATGGTGATGTTCTTCCAACAAAGACAACTGTAACTTATGCCGAGATTGTTGAAGAAACTCAAGGTATCTTAAATTATATCAAAGAAATTGCTAAAGAATTTTCTATTACATTGAAAAAAGTTAACGAAGGCGAAGGAACCATTGGTAAACTTTTGAACGATAAGAAACTTTACCAGAGTTTAGATCAAGCAACTCAAACTGCCAATCAAACTATGATTGGCTTGACTACAAGTCTTGAAGAAATTACAAATGTTGTAACCGGACTTGGAAATAATCTTGTTAATGTTATTTCAGGAGTTGATTCGATTGTTAAGAAAGTTGATAATCTCGTTTTAAGAGTCAATCAGGGTGAAGGTGTGCTCGGTGCTTTAGTTAGTGATAAAAGTGCTTATGACTCAGTAAAAGCGATTATTAATAATTTAATTATAACAGCTAATCAGGCAAGGCTCGGAGCTGAAAGATTTGCAGATAATATGGAAGCCCTGAAACATAACTGGCTTTTCAAAGGCTATTTTGAAAGAAGAGGATACTGGGAACGATCAGAGTATGAACGAGAACTTGATATGAAACTTGAAGAAATTAAGAAACAACAAAAAGAGCTGGAAAAAAGGATTCAAGAATTAAGAGAGCTTGAAAAACGAGTGCCCCTGGAACCAATAAAGAAAGAATAA
- a CDS encoding ABC transporter ATP-binding protein, translating to MIKIENLHKRFGNLIVLDGVTFEVPEGKTYVILGRSGTGKSVLLKCIVRLLEPDDGKIFINGNDILKLSHKELNELRKEIGFLFQSAALYDSMSVRENLSFPLIRHTKMREGEIEERVKEMLRLVGLEEAIDKMPSELSGGMRKRIGLARALILHPKIMLYDEPTTGLDPVTSKEIAKLILDMQKKFQMTNIVVTHDMVVALSTADKILLLDKGKFIFEGTSEELINSNLDIAQKFLSNKLD from the coding sequence ATGATAAAAATTGAAAATCTTCACAAAAGATTTGGAAATTTAATTGTTCTTGACGGAGTAACTTTTGAAGTTCCTGAAGGAAAAACTTATGTAATTCTTGGTAGAAGTGGAACAGGGAAAAGCGTTTTATTGAAATGCATTGTGCGTTTGCTTGAACCCGATGATGGAAAAATTTTTATAAATGGTAATGACATTCTGAAACTTTCTCACAAAGAGCTTAACGAACTCAGGAAAGAAATCGGTTTTCTTTTTCAAAGTGCTGCATTGTACGACTCGATGTCTGTTAGAGAAAACTTGTCATTCCCTTTGATAAGACACACGAAAATGCGAGAAGGTGAAATTGAAGAAAGAGTTAAAGAAATGTTAAGACTTGTTGGTCTGGAAGAAGCTATAGATAAAATGCCTTCAGAGCTTTCAGGTGGTATGCGAAAAAGAATTGGACTTGCTCGTGCTTTAATTCTCCATCCAAAAATTATGCTGTATGATGAACCTACAACAGGACTTGACCCAGTTACTTCGAAAGAAATTGCTAAGCTCATTTTAGATATGCAAAAAAAGTTTCAGATGACCAATATTGTTGTAACTCACGATATGGTTGTTGCTTTAAGCACAGCTGATAAAATTTTACTTCTGGACAAAGGCAAATTCATTTTTGAAGGAACATCGGAGGAATTGATTAATTCTAATCTTGATATTGCTCAAAAATTTCTTTCAAATAAGTTGGACTAA
- a CDS encoding glucose-1-phosphate thymidylyltransferase: MHICIFEGIYYSRLLPLVYTRPTYELRCGILTLKDKILRHFPNAKVTLHCRNYLAEYLTEIYPQYEINQISSEDVCLFINGRVIADNDFLEKIDLNNPNDILYVNGEYIIAAKVSGSKLSDLKNSLHDLFTLSDFDGLFKQQVDVKLINYPWDLVNNNAEQIEKDFEYLVKSKDKKINGKIYNGVHLLNEDYIFIDEGTKVKPGVVLDAENGPIYIGKNVTIFPNAVIEGPAFIGDKSQIKISAKIYEGTSIGEVCKVGGEVENSIIHSHSNKQHEGFLGHSYLGKWVNIGADTNNSDLKNNYGSVKVYINGELIDSGSQFVGLTMGDHSKTGINTMFNTGTVVGVSCNIYGSGIPPKYVPSFSWGGADMLTTYDLERSLEVAKRVMARRNITMSLAEEKLLRKVFDLTREERRKRGMPN; the protein is encoded by the coding sequence ATGCACATTTGTATTTTTGAGGGCATCTATTATTCAAGATTATTACCTTTAGTTTACACACGCCCAACATACGAGTTGAGATGCGGAATCTTAACATTAAAAGATAAAATTTTAAGACACTTTCCAAATGCCAAAGTTACTTTGCATTGCAGAAATTACTTAGCCGAATATTTGACAGAAATTTATCCTCAATATGAAATTAATCAAATCAGCAGTGAGGATGTATGTTTATTTATTAATGGCAGAGTAATAGCTGATAACGATTTTCTTGAGAAAATTGACTTGAATAATCCTAATGATATTCTTTATGTGAATGGCGAATATATTATTGCGGCTAAAGTAAGTGGCTCAAAATTAAGTGATCTAAAAAATTCTCTCCATGATTTATTTACTCTTTCAGATTTTGATGGTCTATTCAAGCAACAGGTTGATGTAAAACTAATCAATTATCCCTGGGATTTAGTCAACAATAATGCAGAACAAATTGAAAAAGATTTTGAGTACTTAGTTAAATCGAAAGACAAAAAAATCAATGGAAAGATTTACAATGGCGTTCACCTATTAAATGAAGATTATATTTTTATTGATGAAGGAACAAAGGTAAAGCCCGGAGTAGTTTTAGATGCTGAAAATGGTCCCATCTATATTGGCAAAAATGTAACCATATTCCCAAATGCTGTGATTGAAGGTCCTGCTTTTATTGGTGATAAAAGTCAGATCAAAATATCAGCAAAGATTTATGAAGGAACTTCAATTGGAGAAGTTTGTAAAGTCGGTGGTGAGGTAGAAAACAGTATTATTCATTCTCATTCGAACAAACAACATGAAGGTTTCTTAGGACATAGTTATTTAGGAAAATGGGTAAATATTGGAGCCGATACAAACAACAGTGATTTGAAAAATAATTATGGAAGTGTAAAAGTTTATATTAATGGCGAATTAATTGACAGCGGTTCTCAATTTGTTGGACTTACAATGGGAGATCATTCAAAGACTGGAATTAATACAATGTTTAATACTGGGACTGTTGTGGGAGTATCTTGCAATATTTATGGTTCAGGTATACCGCCCAAATATGTTCCATCATTCTCGTGGGGCGGTGCAGATATGCTGACAACATATGATCTTGAAAGAAGTCTTGAAGTTGCAAAAAGAGTTATGGCAAGACGAAATATCACAATGTCTTTAGCCGAAGAAAAATTACTTCGTAAAGTTTTCGATTTGACACGAGAAGAAAGAAGAAAACGAGGAATGCCAAATTAG
- the rsmB gene encoding 16S rRNA (cytosine(967)-C(5))-methyltransferase RsmB, with the protein MEELKDLYVGPRGIAVKILNRVDRTDAYLDKLIDIELKYGDLSGPDKALLNEIVHGVVRWERRLDWILRGFYKGEFSKCIPNLKNAMRVALYQILFLDNIPDYAAVNEAVEFVKKIQGEKSANLVNAVLRNIIRTIEEAEIRYPDPEQDEINYLGTYYSHPNWLVKRWLKRYGREFTEKLMEENNQRPKLTLRFNRLLTNRESFIKKLEEAELKFRPSKYLEHFFVLLHLTNITDWNYFQQGYFSIQDESAGLPCILLDPKPGETVLDLCAAPGGKSTYLAELMNNEGKIIAVDKYQSRIKLMKKNVERLKITNIEFLEADSETLQIPPVDKVLLDAPCSGLGVLKKKPEIKWKKDLEDIKRLTATQTKLINNAATLVKVGGVLVYSTCTIEPEENFDIISKFLETHPNFELVKNHPNIHPDLIDENGCIVTYPNVHDMDGSFSAKLIRLY; encoded by the coding sequence ATGGAAGAATTAAAAGATTTGTATGTTGGACCTCGCGGAATTGCTGTTAAAATTCTTAATCGAGTAGATAGGACTGATGCTTATTTAGATAAATTAATTGATATCGAACTCAAATACGGCGACTTATCTGGTCCTGATAAAGCATTACTTAATGAAATCGTACATGGAGTTGTTCGCTGGGAACGACGACTTGATTGGATTCTTCGAGGTTTTTATAAGGGAGAATTTTCAAAGTGCATTCCTAATCTAAAAAATGCAATGCGCGTTGCTCTTTATCAAATTCTTTTCCTTGATAACATTCCTGATTATGCAGCTGTCAACGAAGCAGTTGAATTTGTCAAAAAAATTCAAGGTGAAAAATCAGCAAATCTTGTAAATGCTGTTTTAAGAAATATCATTCGCACTATCGAAGAAGCAGAAATCAGATATCCTGACCCCGAACAGGATGAAATCAATTACTTAGGAACTTATTATTCTCATCCAAACTGGCTTGTAAAAAGATGGCTTAAAAGATACGGAAGAGAATTCACTGAAAAATTGATGGAAGAAAATAATCAAAGACCTAAACTTACTTTGAGATTTAACCGTCTTCTAACAAACCGTGAATCATTCATTAAAAAACTTGAAGAAGCAGAACTCAAATTTCGTCCTTCAAAATATCTCGAACATTTTTTCGTTCTCTTACATTTAACTAACATCACAGACTGGAATTACTTTCAACAAGGATACTTTTCAATTCAGGATGAAAGTGCAGGCCTCCCCTGCATTCTTTTAGATCCTAAACCTGGCGAGACTGTTCTTGATTTATGTGCTGCTCCTGGTGGTAAAAGCACTTATTTAGCTGAATTGATGAACAATGAAGGAAAAATTATTGCAGTTGATAAGTATCAAAGTCGAATTAAATTAATGAAAAAAAATGTAGAGAGATTAAAGATCACCAACATTGAATTTCTTGAAGCGGATAGTGAAACTTTACAAATACCTCCAGTTGATAAAGTATTATTGGATGCGCCTTGCTCTGGTCTCGGTGTCCTAAAAAAGAAACCCGAAATTAAATGGAAAAAAGATCTGGAAGATATAAAAAGACTTACTGCTACTCAGACAAAATTAATCAACAATGCTGCAACTCTGGTTAAAGTCGGCGGAGTATTGGTTTACAGCACCTGTACAATCGAACCTGAAGAGAATTTCGATATCATTTCAAAATTTCTTGAGACACATCCAAACTTTGAACTAGTTAAAAATCACCCAAATATTCATCCTGATTTAATTGATGAGAATGGCTGCATTGTAACTTACCCAAATGTTCACGATATGGATGGAAGTTTTTCAGCAAAATTAATTCGACTTTATTAA
- a CDS encoding sodium/solute symporter (Members of the Solute:Sodium Symporter (SSS), TC 2.A.21 as described in tcdb.org, catalyze solute:Na+ symport. Known solutes for members of the family include sugars, amino acids, nucleosides, inositols, vitamins, urea or anions, depending on the system.): protein MLPSTFDYIIIIAYLIIITVVGIISGGKQKSIKDYFLGADVVPWWAVCFAIVAAETSTLTFISIPGLAYLTNLNFLQLTFGYLLGRIIVAFLFLPAYFQGELSTAYAFLENRFGYKTRSFASIIFMFTRTAADGVRLFATAIPLKLMLNIDYPLAILIIGLVALLYTSFGGVRGIIWVDVIQFLIYIGGAFVSGILLINLIPGGFEKIISVASEFKKFDLINLGLSDGLSSFFTKPYTLIAGIIGGAFLSMASHGTDQLIVQRLLATKNLKNAQKAIIGSGVIIVFQFAIFLLVGVLLFVYYGKLNMRSDEVFPYFIINVIPTGLKGLIIAGLFAAALSTLAGSISSLSSATVLDILVPYFKKFDDDKKKLFASRLITIIWAVLLILVAFLFMESSQAVVEIALSIASFTYGGLLGTFLLGILNKKASQEDALAGFVAGIFLMITVISLKLTAWTWFTLIGVTATLIIGSFLASLQKK, encoded by the coding sequence ATCCTTCCCTCCACTTTTGATTATATTATCATCATTGCTTATTTAATTATAATTACTGTAGTTGGTATTATCTCTGGCGGAAAACAGAAGTCAATAAAAGATTATTTCTTAGGTGCCGATGTTGTTCCTTGGTGGGCTGTTTGCTTTGCAATCGTTGCAGCTGAAACAAGTACACTGACTTTTATTTCTATTCCTGGACTTGCTTATCTCACCAATCTGAATTTCTTACAATTAACATTCGGCTACTTACTCGGAAGAATTATTGTCGCATTCCTTTTCTTGCCTGCATACTTTCAAGGAGAACTTTCGACAGCTTACGCTTTTTTAGAAAATCGATTTGGATATAAAACGAGAAGTTTCGCGTCAATAATTTTTATGTTCACAAGAACAGCAGCAGACGGTGTGAGACTCTTCGCAACTGCAATTCCTCTAAAACTAATGCTTAACATTGATTATCCGCTCGCAATTTTAATCATTGGTCTTGTAGCTTTGCTTTACACATCATTTGGTGGAGTGCGTGGAATCATCTGGGTTGATGTGATTCAATTTTTGATCTATATAGGCGGTGCCTTCGTATCAGGAATTTTATTGATCAATCTTATTCCTGGAGGATTCGAAAAAATCATTTCCGTTGCATCAGAATTCAAAAAATTTGATCTCATTAATCTTGGTTTATCAGATGGTTTATCTTCATTCTTTACCAAACCTTATACTTTAATTGCTGGAATAATTGGAGGGGCTTTCCTTTCAATGGCTTCTCATGGAACAGATCAATTAATAGTTCAGCGTTTACTGGCAACTAAAAATTTAAAAAACGCCCAGAAGGCAATCATTGGAAGTGGAGTGATTATAGTTTTTCAATTTGCAATTTTTCTTTTAGTTGGTGTGTTGCTTTTTGTTTACTATGGAAAATTAAATATGCGTTCAGATGAAGTATTCCCTTATTTTATCATTAATGTTATTCCTACTGGATTAAAAGGTTTAATCATTGCTGGACTTTTTGCTGCTGCACTATCAACTCTTGCAGGTTCGATCAGTTCGCTTTCATCAGCAACTGTATTGGACATCTTAGTCCCATATTTCAAGAAATTTGATGATGATAAGAAAAAGCTTTTTGCGTCCAGACTAATTACAATTATTTGGGCTGTATTATTAATCCTTGTTGCATTTCTATTTATGGAAAGTTCGCAAGCAGTCGTTGAAATTGCTTTAAGTATCGCATCTTTCACCTATGGCGGATTGCTTGGAACATTCTTGCTCGGTATACTGAATAAAAAAGCAAGTCAGGAAGACGCTCTCGCTGGATTTGTTGCTGGTATCTTTCTGATGATTACTGTAATCTCACTAAAATTGACTGCCTGGACCTGGTTCACTTTAATTGGAGTTACAGCAACTTTAATTATTGGTTCCTTCTTAGCTTCTTTACAAAAAAAATAG
- a CDS encoding DUF4115 domain-containing protein, whose amino-acid sequence MNDIGKELKELRLLKGLSLKELSDLTRINIKYLEYLEQNNFSFLPEVYVRSFLKTYVKFLGGDEKKFLEMLEDHLHPKPKIEDEGEEKFHLEEFRDERKEVKSEKFLIGKTNILTFKNLVFVAFALFGIILMLILLLNKESKTQSEKTSDAQKVMFEENQENKNENFTNFVSDDSLTLGISANDSVWIQIKIDDSKIEEVYLRNGDKKQFKAKNDFQLLLGNAGAVVLYLNETELPFTGVKGSVKRLKIDKEGFKLIQVKNELKKQ is encoded by the coding sequence ATGAATGATATTGGAAAAGAATTAAAAGAGCTTCGCCTCTTAAAAGGATTATCACTTAAAGAACTCTCCGACCTGACTCGCATCAATATCAAATATCTTGAATATCTTGAACAAAACAATTTTTCTTTTTTGCCAGAAGTTTATGTTCGCTCATTTCTTAAAACTTATGTAAAATTTCTTGGTGGAGATGAAAAAAAGTTTTTAGAGATGCTTGAGGACCATCTCCATCCAAAACCAAAAATCGAAGATGAGGGCGAAGAAAAATTTCATTTAGAAGAATTTAGAGATGAAAGAAAAGAAGTTAAATCAGAAAAATTCCTGATTGGAAAAACAAACATTCTCACATTCAAGAACTTAGTTTTCGTTGCTTTTGCCCTCTTCGGGATTATTTTAATGCTCATATTGTTGTTAAATAAAGAAAGCAAAACTCAGTCTGAAAAAACCTCTGATGCTCAAAAAGTAATGTTCGAAGAAAACCAGGAAAATAAAAACGAGAATTTTACTAATTTTGTATCGGATGACAGTTTGACATTGGGTATAAGTGCAAATGACTCAGTTTGGATACAAATAAAGATTGATGATTCAAAAATCGAAGAAGTTTATCTTAGAAATGGAGATAAAAAACAATTTAAAGCTAAAAATGATTTTCAATTATTATTGGGCAATGCTGGAGCGGTCGTACTTTATCTTAATGAAACTGAATTACCATTTACAGGCGTAAAAGGTTCTGTCAAAAGACTTAAAATTGATAAAGAAGGTTTTAAACTAATTCAGGTCAAAAATGAGCTCAAAAAACAGTAA
- the ligA gene encoding NAD-dependent DNA ligase LigA, with protein sequence MSSKNSNQEIVSPEIIKRIEELRELIHQHDYNYYVLNEPTISDREYDLLMQELIELENKYPFLITPDSPTQRVGGEPTKEFPVVVHDVPMLSLSNTYSIEELYDFHRRVKEGLPEGEKIEYVTELKIDGVAISLKYRHGLFVQGVTRGDGTRGDDITNNLRTIKSLPLRLKFNEVKRKDFEDIEVRGEVYMNRDDFEALNQERAKLGEKLFANPRNATAGTLKLQDPKQVAERPLNLFCYYLRSNTKELKSQFENLSILKSLGFKVNPHYKLCSTIEEVIEYCKEWEEKRETLPYDIDGIVIKVNSLRQQEILGNVAKSPRWATAFKFEAKKAKTKLKAITLQVGRLGTITPVAELEPVFLAGTTVSRATLHNFEEIQRKDIRVGDTVIIEKGGDIIPKVVEVVLDERSSKSQPFEIPDKCPVCGTKLVNPPGEVAYYCPNYDCPEQVKQRLVHFASRGAMDIEGLGEAIVDKFVELGFLYSPSDIYRLKDKREQLIKLEGFGEKSVDNLLKAIEESKQQPFERVLFALGIRHVGASVAKDLVAHFKSIDELMKATPEELQQIPEIGETISQSIVEYFKDPRNLKLIEELKSFGLNFSSTKKTVSNKLAGKTFVITGTLKSMTRNEAKELIEKYGGRTTDSVSSKTSYVIVGEDPGSKYDKAKKLNIPILSEEEFLKMIKD encoded by the coding sequence ATGAGCTCAAAAAACAGTAATCAGGAAATAGTTAGTCCTGAGATCATCAAACGAATAGAAGAGCTGAGAGAATTAATTCATCAACATGATTATAATTACTATGTTTTGAATGAGCCCACTATATCCGATCGTGAATATGACCTTCTGATGCAAGAATTAATTGAACTTGAAAATAAGTATCCTTTTTTAATCACTCCTGATTCGCCGACACAAAGAGTTGGTGGAGAACCAACAAAAGAATTTCCAGTTGTTGTTCACGATGTTCCGATGCTCTCTTTATCAAACACTTATTCGATCGAAGAACTTTATGATTTTCATCGAAGAGTAAAAGAAGGCTTACCGGAAGGCGAAAAAATTGAATACGTTACTGAGCTTAAAATTGATGGTGTTGCCATCAGTTTGAAATATAGGCATGGTTTATTTGTTCAGGGAGTCACTCGTGGTGATGGAACTCGTGGAGACGACATTACAAACAATTTAAGAACAATTAAATCTTTACCATTAAGATTAAAATTTAACGAAGTTAAAAGAAAAGATTTTGAAGATATCGAAGTCCGCGGCGAAGTTTATATGAATCGCGATGATTTTGAAGCGCTAAATCAAGAAAGAGCTAAGTTGGGTGAGAAACTTTTCGCAAATCCAAGAAATGCAACAGCTGGCACTTTAAAACTTCAAGACCCTAAACAAGTCGCAGAAAGACCATTGAATCTTTTCTGCTATTATTTAAGATCAAACACAAAAGAACTAAAATCACAATTTGAAAATCTCTCAATCCTAAAAAGCCTTGGGTTTAAGGTTAATCCTCATTATAAACTCTGCTCAACAATTGAAGAAGTAATCGAATATTGTAAAGAATGGGAAGAGAAACGCGAAACTTTACCTTATGATATTGACGGAATTGTAATTAAAGTAAACAGTTTAAGACAACAAGAAATTCTGGGAAATGTTGCGAAATCACCTCGATGGGCAACTGCTTTTAAATTCGAAGCAAAAAAAGCTAAAACCAAACTTAAAGCGATAACTTTACAAGTTGGAAGATTAGGAACAATTACACCAGTTGCTGAACTTGAGCCAGTATTTCTTGCTGGCACTACAGTTAGCCGAGCAACACTGCACAACTTTGAAGAAATTCAAAGAAAAGATATTCGCGTTGGTGATACTGTAATTATTGAAAAAGGTGGAGACATTATCCCAAAAGTTGTTGAAGTAGTTTTGGATGAAAGAAGCTCAAAATCCCAACCTTTCGAAATTCCTGATAAGTGTCCAGTCTGTGGAACTAAATTAGTCAATCCACCTGGGGAAGTTGCTTACTACTGCCCGAATTACGATTGTCCTGAACAGGTTAAACAGAGACTTGTTCATTTTGCTTCTCGTGGAGCAATGGATATTGAAGGACTTGGTGAAGCTATCGTAGACAAATTCGTTGAACTTGGATTTCTTTACTCTCCATCTGACATTTATCGATTAAAAGATAAAAGAGAACAATTAATTAAACTCGAAGGTTTTGGTGAAAAAAGCGTTGATAATCTTTTAAAAGCAATTGAGGAATCTAAGCAACAACCTTTCGAACGAGTTTTATTTGCATTAGGTATCAGACATGTTGGTGCGAGCGTTGCAAAAGACTTAGTTGCTCATTTCAAATCAATTGACGAATTAATGAAAGCTACACCCGAAGAGCTGCAACAAATTCCTGAAATCGGAGAAACTATAAGTCAGAGTATTGTCGAGTACTTTAAAGACCCAAGAAATCTAAAATTAATTGAGGAGCTTAAATCATTTGGATTAAACTTTTCATCAACGAAAAAAACTGTTTCAAACAAACTTGCGGGTAAAACGTTCGTTATCACAGGAACATTGAAATCAATGACTCGCAACGAAGCGAAAGAATTAATTGAAAAATATGGCGGAAGAACAACTGACAGCGTAAGTTCAAAAACATCTTATGTAATTGTTGGTGAAGACCCCGGCTCCAAATACGATAAAGCAAAAAAACTAAACATTCCAATTTTATCCGAAGAAGAATTTTTGAAAATGATAAAAGATTAA
- the rpmE gene encoding 50S ribosomal protein L31, which produces MKKGIHPVYRKSVVTCVCGNTFVTRSTAGDLKLEICSNCHPFFTGKQKLVDSAGRVEKFMKKYGKKATQ; this is translated from the coding sequence ATGAAGAAAGGTATTCATCCAGTTTATAGAAAATCGGTTGTTACTTGCGTTTGTGGTAATACATTTGTTACAAGATCCACAGCGGGAGATTTAAAATTAGAAATTTGCTCAAATTGTCATCCGTTTTTTACTGGAAAACAAAAATTAGTTGACTCAGCAGGTCGCGTTGAAAAATTCATGAAAAAATACGGGAAAAAGGCTACTCAATAA